The window ACTTATGTATCCAATCATAAActttagttttatttcattttgtgtatatttctcaaaaaaaaagaacaaaccaTCAAACTGACACTTCAAACATGGCTAGATGGAACAAAACTGAAACAGCTGAACAATTTAAACGCCAATGTTATGTGTAAAAAAACTTATGAATATCAATGGCAATAAAAACCTTCGCAGTTAACTTAAGTAGAAATCCACCTGCTTTTTAAAATCTCTTAAAAACAACACTGCCAAACACATCTGCTATCAAAAGATAATCAACCTGAAAGATAAACAAAAAGGTCAAGAATTCtcatacacaaatgcatcatggttaaataaataaaagcattgaTTATGTTCAGAAACTAGGAGTTGTGTGTTCTTAACTCAAACAGGGCAAGAACACTAAGAAAAGAGGGAACACATTCTCTCTTATACTAAAAAATGATACTGATATTTTCCAAATAATTAtgcaacatgcaaaataaaccatttaaaacagATGATGTAAAACATATTGTAACAGCAATTTATGTCAATGGTCTTCTTCTGATACACTCAACTTTAAGTCACACAAATACCAAACAACAGTCCAAAGTTACAAAATTCAAATGGCTTCATTTGATGAATGAATCAGATGAAATTCTatcaaaatgatgtttaaaaaatggtcagaataatcttacattttaatttatttgatttcaaGAATATGTATTTTGTGCTTCAAAGTGTGAGCTGATTATTTACTTAAGTAGCTATAACAATTGATGATTTAAAGCACTTTCAACAGATGGATATCACTGTTAAGATAAACTAGCACACTTAAAGTGTGTGTGCATTATTTCATTGTTTATAACTTATATACTCACTGAAAAGTTGTTCTGCTAAAAAAGACTGTGATCTTTCATTCACTTCACCCTGTGAGATGAGGTGCTGTGTTTTCTTTGATATTTctatgtatttattgtttaatctGCATGACAGCAGTTTGCAAAACATATCAATATCGACTTATGAGGtctaaatttacattttacaccACAGCTTACAGTTGGTTGTAAGAAGTCTGATGACAAATGATGACGGGACAGAGGTTGTTGCTTAAATTCAGTTAAGCTCAACATTTGATTGTTTATTTTGACAATCAAGACGAGAACATTTTCTAAAAGTAAACTGCCCCTGTGACCAAACTGTTTGCTGATCTGCTTAACACAAGCATTTATTCTGTCTCCTGATAATTGTGTTTCATCCTTCAAATAATTTGACCTGATAAGTCAGATGTCAAACATCTCAGCTTCCTTCTCTTTCCAGAAGGCGAAGCTTCGATCAATATATCTAATAATTTCCTCATTGCTAAACTCTTTAAGTTCATAAATAAGCTTGATGGAGTCCTCATTGGGCTCCTCTTTGGTATTTGCTGGGCCCTGTTCGTTGATAGTGTGTGGGGCTTCCATCTGCGGGCTTTCAGCTGTTATGGTTGCTTGCGTTACTGTGTTTTCTGACTGTGGTGTCCCTTGTGCTGCAATGTTATCATGTGGTAGCAGAACTTCAGTACCACTCTTCTGTATTGCTGTATCATTTGTAATGTTCTCCGCTGAGTCTTCTAAAGAGCCCTGCTGGGTGGCCATTGCACAGTCATCTGAAGTTGGCCCTGTGTGTTCAAAGGGGACATCTGGTGGTGAAATACTTGAAAGACTTGTGTCAGCTGGAGCCGCTTGTGATATGCTTACGGATGACTGCAGAACCTCTGGAGGGAGAATGAGCTCAGCAGCTTCCAGCAGCCCACCACCCTCCACAGAGTCACCAAAATACTTCACCTTGATATCCTCAAatccatctgaccaatcacgtTTCCCTTTCTCGATACTCTCCATTACCTCTCGGTGGAACTGGCGGATCACTTCCCATGGGTGACTGCCAAGTCTGTCAAACATTTCATAGCAAAGCAAGTGGCGGAACTTCCGCTCAGTGCGGGACATGTTCATCTCAAGAAGCTGGAAGTAGCCAAGCATGAAAAGGTCAAGGGTTAGACTCTCATATTGAACAGGTGACCCGTTGATGTGGGGAAGGAAGTGCTCAGGCCAGTAGATCATCTGAGCTCGACTGAGTCTCCGGATTTGTCGCGTGGGCACCTGGCTTATAATGGTCCTCCAGTGGCCAAGAAGATTTCCCACAACCTGTCTCTGTTTCATGAAATACAGCAGTTGGTCATCCTCCATTTGCATGGTACCATCTGGCTTAGCTAGGTTCTGATAATACAGGGAATGACAGTCATTCTCTTCAACACTTAGAGTCTTCCCTCTTCCTGAGCACTTGTAGGATTCAGTCATTGTGTACTTTCTCCAGTGTTCCAGGAACAGA of the Megalobrama amblycephala isolate DHTTF-2021 linkage group LG12, ASM1881202v1, whole genome shotgun sequence genome contains:
- the LOC125280314 gene encoding espin-like protein codes for the protein MTEDDLIRIEKQIENLQVMHKVTEVEKDLEQLEQELKQLLPVSAALNQDHFSVNPKQVHGQAEDLPAWCSKISTLLKSMAILLATLGGKEIDILEMITQGYTYEGLKNGKGQTGISNTVASGNIGRSQSFSTREEVEKEIKQCGVSVKNLKANYEIHSQSKYEDDKMNRIYKRTRSLPAVSECSYPSEPILEDELLFSLCESNSQVGDGSPIEQDPNLPLVNEEPITQSHATLVYTGPERTGPSDSEHHDHPDISMNPLSSEQLTRSLEVQTDLSYVQECIEMRKERIVFLFLEHWRKYTMTESYKCSGRGKTLSVEENDCHSLYYQNLAKPDGTMQMEDDQLLYFMKQRQVVGNLLGHWRTIISQVPTRQIRRLSRAQMIYWPEHFLPHINGSPVQYESLTLDLFMLGYFQLLEMNMSRTERKFRHLLCYEMFDRLGSHPWEVIRQFHREVMESIEKGKRDWSDGFEDIKVKYFGDSVEGGGLLEAAELILPPEVLQSSVSISQAAPADTSLSSISPPDVPFEHTGPTSDDCAMATQQGSLEDSAENITNDTAIQKSGTEVLLPHDNIAAQGTPQSENTVTQATITAESPQMEAPHTINEQGPANTKEEPNEDSIKLIYELKEFSNEEIIRYIDRSFAFWKEKEAEMFDI